In the genome of Dermatophagoides farinae isolate YC_2012a chromosome 4, ASM2471394v1, whole genome shotgun sequence, the window TTCTATACTGTTTACACtttgtttatcaataataatgattcattcgttttttttgtttatttgtacAGATGATGCTCATACTTGGAATGATTGTTTTGgtcatattgatcatcatcataggtAATGTATCCATAGCTTTCCttctctttatttttatctttttgtttgtctgttcgCTTAATCTCATTCAACTAACTACGAACGGTTGTCTTTATTTTCCTTGATAAATATAATAGCTTCGTATTCTGAATAAATGTATGGAATGGACTGTGTGTACGTTTGTCACAATTTAACCTTACGACCTTACAACCCAACTTccaaaaaatcgaatcaacgAGCTCTTTCTATATCACAAACAACGAactataatcataatcatttccTATTAATAACGAACTTATTCTCTTTCGCTCTCTTTCTTTATATCACACTATTACTTTCTACTATCTAAGTGTCCAATTTCAATCTAAATTTTATATCCGAATACTGAATGGATTcatcattctctctctctctctctctctctctctctctctctctcttaccACAGTTGCAGCCACAAATTGATATACCCACACCACACATCACCACAAGGATGGATCATATCGGTCATAAATGactgataatgatattcaCCCTTCAGTCCATTCAATCTGCCAAttaatgtgtgtatgttttctACCCcctaaaaaaaatccatccaaTAACATGACAATGTCATCCCCAGCCCGATTGCACATTTCACCCACATCAAAGAACCTGAACTTTGAATGTGAATTTCAATCACAGCGCAGAATTTGgttaatattttcaaaatcatcgtctataatgatttaaatgtcgatataaatgtttgtttcataaataatcaaatgatatattacacatgcacacatattttaaaaaaaacccattattaaatataatgatgatgatgatgatgatgacaataaagTGATtgtaattaaattttgattggttATAATAACTAtgccattttatttcatttggttcattcattcgtttatgTCATGGCCATTTGcatttttgaacattttgaaaataatttttgatgacACATCAAACTGCAGTTTGtattgcacacacacagcaattgtttctgtgtgtgtgtgtgtgacgcCTTAGCTTTTGTTTGGCGTACACACATGAGTGAGTGAGCCATTcattgtctgtctgtctgttgtttgtttgtttgtcgttgATGTTTTTACATTTCGTCTGAGCAAGCCAAAATCCAGTGGCAAAGGAAATTAAACGAAAATCAGGTGATTCTGTATGTCAACAAATAGACAAAAATCTGATCTTAATTCGTTTGTATGTATAGtaattggtggtggtggtggtggtgttccAAATCTGACAAGTACCAATCCTAGTCAGATTGCTGGTAATGCAATCGGATTCGACAGATTACCAGATTTGTATTCAATAGATCTCTAACAAGATTGACAACAATGACTCGAAGTCAGACGGCggtctcatcatcattatcgcaTCATGGAAGACAATCATCTTCAAATGCGAATAGTAGACATCATCGGTCCACCagtaataacaataataatcgtcgtcatcaacattcaCATATGAATACATTACGTTTGGCACAACTGTTGCAATTccaatatgatgaaaattttacattcatCTCTCCATATATCAAATAtttccttttctttttcaaccTTATAGTCTGGGTAtaatattatatttattcatttgtttaacCTTTGTTTATTCACTAACCATTTGTTCATCAGTTATTCGGCTGTCTATTGGTTGGCCTAGGTGCCTGGTCATTTCTTGAGGAATATAGCGACAATACGGCCATTCATATTCGGACCGTGATCGATCTTCTGCTCAACATATCATTGTTTATCATTGTGTTTGGCAGTATCGTCTTTATCATGAGCTTTACTGGATGCATTGGAGCATTACGAGAGAATCTTTTCTTGCTTCGATTGGTTTGtatttaataattatttgatgtcaaattttatttattcaaccCCATTGTCTATGTATATAGTATTCACTCATATTGTTGCTTATGTTCATCGCTGAAACAGTTTTGTCGGCAATTGCAATTCTTTTTCCGAATTCATTCCTCAATCTGGTGAAAGAAGCATTTTCCAACGaaccaatcatcaaatatcgggatgattcaaatttacAGAATATTATCGATCTTGTACAAACGGAATTCCAATGCTGTGGTGTATCGGACAAAGGCTACAAAGATTGGtcgaaaaacatttatttcgAATGTTTGGACACTAATCCAAGTCGGGAACGATGTGCCGTACCCTATTCCTGTTGCAGAAATTCTCGTAACTTGGACGTAAGTTTCACTTTAGTAACAATTTCCcggtttaatttttttcctctttcaAGTCTGGTTTAATAAACAACGAATGTGGTTTCAACATGCAAAACATAAGCTCAGTAGTCGAGGTGAACAAAGACATTTACACTCGTGGTTGTATCGAAGCTATTACCGAAAAAATCGCACCACACATCAGCGTCTTGGCCTATGTCTGCATAGTCATTGCAATCATTCAGGTGATATAGTCTAATTATGAGCCTATAATAACAATCTaatcatgaaatttttttttctatatgtTTCTCAAGTTATTCTTGATGTTTCTAGCTCGTTCATTACAAGGCCAAATATCGGCTCAATTATCCCGTTGGAATGGAAGATGATTTTTTacataactttttttctgtgttttgaatcaattgtaCAAATTATAAATGCAACAATTAAcacaatcatcgtcattattataaatacaatataattcatttatgattttcaataCGATTATAAAGCTACATATATGTACACCATAGAAAGAACGGAAACAATTGATGTGGCTATGTGATGAATGCAAAAGGTGTAGGTGTGAATTGGGCGGACTAGTTTGGCAAAAGGATACTTCAATCCTTCTttgctgtgtgtgtatcatcaatcgaaaacAGCAGCTGTGGCTGATGTGGTCGCATAGAAACGTTCTTGGTCTTCTATTTGGCGAATGAATTCCTCTTCCAATTTctacaaacaaaatgtgaTTAGAATCCGATATAAGGTTTAAATGCGATAAAAACGCAACGAACCTGTTTTCGAGGTTTCAATTGTGATTTCCATTGTTTGAGCTCTTCAGCGTGTTCCTCTTCTAGCATGTTAAGCTTAAGAATCTCATGTTCACACAATGCTTTTTTCTTATCTTTCTGGATCTGTTCCAATTCATGGATGACGGTTAAACAGCGATTCTTTAGGCTTTCGATCTGTTTCTGATGTTTAAGCTCTTGACGAGCCTGTTCATCTTTGTATCGTTGTTTTTC includes:
- the LOC124490024 gene encoding tetraspanin-33; this encodes MTRSQTAVSSSLSHHGRQSSSNANSRHHRSTSNNNNNRRHQHSHMNTLRLAQLLQFQYDENFTFISPYIKYFLFFFNLIVWLFGCLLVGLGAWSFLEEYSDNTAIHIRTVIDLLLNISLFIIVFGSIVFIMSFTGCIGALRENLFLLRLYSLILLLMFIAETVLSAIAILFPNSFLNLVKEAFSNEPIIKYRDDSNLQNIIDLVQTEFQCCGVSDKGYKDWSKNIYFECLDTNPSRERCAVPYSCCRNSRNLDSGLINNECGFNMQNISSVVEVNKDIYTRGCIEAITEKIAPHISVLAYVCIVIAIIQLFLMFLARSLQGQISAQLSRWNGR